The following are from one region of the Sandaracinus amylolyticus genome:
- a CDS encoding MerR family transcriptional regulator, protein MARPTLLPDKLFFRIGEVSELVGVRPHVLRYWEEEFGILKPMKTRGAHRQYRRRDVELALVIKKLLHEDGFTVAGARKKLRELGHLEAVAIGRQAAEASTRALELRAELLAVRADLTSLLARIDASSREESAVRERAKPSTSEVQASEVVVRIETSARSER, encoded by the coding sequence ATGGCGCGACCCACACTGCTGCCGGACAAGCTCTTCTTCCGCATCGGCGAGGTCTCGGAGCTCGTCGGCGTGCGGCCCCACGTGCTGCGCTACTGGGAAGAGGAGTTCGGCATCCTCAAGCCGATGAAGACACGCGGCGCGCACCGCCAGTACCGGCGCCGCGACGTCGAGCTCGCGCTCGTCATCAAGAAGCTGCTGCACGAGGACGGCTTCACGGTCGCGGGCGCGCGCAAGAAGCTACGGGAGCTCGGGCACCTGGAGGCGGTCGCGATCGGGCGCCAGGCGGCGGAGGCGAGCACGCGCGCGCTCGAGCTGCGCGCCGAGCTGCTCGCGGTGCGCGCGGACCTCACGTCGCTGCTCGCGCGGATCGACGCGTCGTCGCGCGAGGAGAGCGCGGTGCGCGAGCGTGCGAAGCCGAGCACGAGCGAGGTGCAGGCGAGCGAGGTCGTGGTGCGGATCGAGACGAGCGCGCGCAGCGAGCGCTGA
- a CDS encoding integration host factor subunit alpha yields MTKAEIIDSVYERVGGFSKKEAAEVVEAVFEEMKEVLAQGEKIKISGFGNFVVRAKKQRVGRNPQTGEPIPISARRVLTFKPSQVLKATLNPHKSSGSGTFVAPTANTGASSSGT; encoded by the coding sequence ATGACCAAGGCCGAGATCATCGACAGCGTCTACGAGCGGGTCGGAGGCTTCTCGAAGAAGGAAGCCGCCGAGGTCGTCGAAGCGGTGTTCGAGGAGATGAAGGAAGTCCTCGCCCAGGGCGAGAAGATCAAGATCTCCGGCTTCGGCAACTTCGTCGTCCGAGCGAAGAAGCAGCGCGTGGGCCGGAACCCGCAGACCGGCGAGCCGATCCCGATCAGCGCCCGCCGCGTGCTCACGTTCAAGCCGAGCCAGGTCCTCAAGGCGACGCTGAACCCGCACAAGTCGAGCGGCTCCGGGACGTTCGTCGCGCCGACCGCCAACACCGGCGCGAGCTCGTCGGGCACCTGA